A genome region from Oryzias latipes chromosome 2, ASM223467v1 includes the following:
- the acp2 gene encoding lysosomal acid phosphatase, translating into MMVSSVVLFVFAVASAVAEKKLVFVTVLFRHGDRSPVKAYPTDPYQESAWPQGFGQLSQEGMRQHFELGQYLRSRYKNFLNESYVRHEILVRSTDYDRTLMSAEANLAGLYPPKGEQVFHPELEWQPIPVHTVPQSEERLLSFPLGDCPRYRQLMEETAHTKEFLNVTSTYQDLIDLVKNKTGLEHTTVETVWSVYDTLFCEARHNKSAPAWVTPEVMDKLRILKDFGFQVSFGFYKQQEKSRLQGGILLGEIVKNLSRMAVPDPTRQFKMMMLSAHDTTVTALQASLNVFNGKQPPYASCHFFELYRNDDGSTSVSMFYRNDSSVEPYPLQLSNCSLDCPLEDFVSITSHFISPNRDEECQLPSAELDREVIISLAVASCLLFILIVILLTVVCRQSEPFRNRGYHHVRNQEAGEAS; encoded by the exons ATGATGGTGTCCTCCGTCGTGCTTTTCGTCTTCGCCGTGGCTTCCGCGGTCGCGGAGAAAAAACTGGTGTTTGTGACAGTG CTGTTTCGACACGGTGACCGATCGCCTGTCAAAGCCTATCCCACTGACCCCTACCAGGAGAGTGCCTGGCCTCAAGGCTTTGGGCAGCTTTCTCAG GAGGGGATGAGGCAGCACTTTGAGCTGGGTCAGTACCTGAGGTCTCGCTACAAGAACTTCCTGAATGAATCTTATGTTCGGCACGAG ATCTTAGTTCGCAGCACAGACTACGACCGGACCCTGATGAGCGCCGAAGCTAATCTGGCAG gtctCTACCCCCCTAAAGGAGAGCAGGTGTTCCATCCAGAGCTGGAGTGGCAGCCCATACCGGTCCACACGGTGCCTCAGAGCGAGGAGCGG CTCCTGTCGTTCCCTCTGGGAGACTGTCCTCGCTACAGGCAGCTGATGGAAGAAACGGCGCACACCAAGGAGTTTCTGAACGTGACCAGCACATACCAG GACCTCATTGATCTGGTGAAGAATAAAACTGGACTGGAGCATACTACTGTGGAAACGGTGTGGAGCGTCTACGACACACTTTTCTGTGAG GCTCGACATAACAAATCCGCACCAGCCTGGGTGACTCCTGAAGTCATGGACAAACTCAGGATCCTCAAAGACTTTGGGTTTCAG GTCTCCTTTGGCTTCTACAAGCAGCAAGAGAAGAGTCGTCTGCAAGGAG GAATCTTGCTGGGAGAAATAGTGAAAAATCTTTCTAGGATGGCCGTTCCTGACCCGACGCGGCAGTTCAAAATGATGATGCTCTCAGCG CATGACACCACCGTCACTGCTCTTCAAGCCAGTCTGAACGTGTTCAACGGGAAGCAGCCGCCATACGCGTCCTGCCACTTTTTTGAGCTCTACAGGAACGACGACGG ATCCACATCCGTGTCCATGTTTTACCGCAACGACAGCAGCGTAGAACCGTACCCACTCCAGCTGTCCAACTGTTCCCTTGACTGCCCCCTAGAGGACTTTGTGAGCATTACAAGCCATTTTATATCTCCAAACAGAGATGAGGAGTGTCAGCTGCCCTCAGCAGAGCTCGACAGAG AGGTCATCATCAGCCTGGCCGTGGCCAGCTGTctgctcttcatcctcatcGTTATTCTCCTCACCGTCGTCTGTCGGCAGAGTGAGCCCTTCAGAAACAGGGGGTACCACCACGTGAGAAACCAAGAAGCTGGTGAGGCGTCCTga